A part of Prolixibacteraceae bacterium genomic DNA contains:
- the folB gene encoding dihydroneopterin aldolase has translation MQYGVIEIEDMYFHAYHGHFEEEQVVGNNFIVYAHIETDCLAASKSDELDDALNYLKAYELIQEEMQIPSKLLEHVTGRILDRLYGEFGDQIKKVKIKVSKLNPPMGGQIGSVSVTQER, from the coding sequence ATGCAATACGGTGTAATTGAAATTGAAGATATGTACTTCCATGCTTATCATGGACATTTTGAAGAGGAACAAGTTGTTGGCAATAACTTTATTGTATATGCGCATATTGAAACAGATTGTTTAGCCGCATCTAAATCCGATGAACTTGATGATGCACTTAACTATTTGAAAGCTTATGAATTGATACAAGAAGAGATGCAGATCCCTTCTAAATTATTAGAACATGTTACCGGTAGAATTCTCGATCGTCTGTATGGTGAATTTGGTGACCAAATCAAAAAGGTAAAGATTAAAGTATCCAAACTAAACCCACCTATGGGCGGACAGATCGGATCGGTTAGTGTAACACAAGAAAGATAA
- a CDS encoding glutamine--tRNA ligase/YqeY domain fusion protein, translating into MTDTKKTNGTEESKVPTNFIHQIIEGEISTSKGGENIHTRFPPEPNGYLHIGHAKSICLNFGTAQKYGGLTNLRFDDTNPSKESTEYVNSIKQDIKWLGFDWGDREYYTSDYFDKLYDFAVALIQKGLAYVDFQNQETISGQRGTPTRPGVESPYRNVAPEKNLEEFEKMKNGDYNEGDCVLRAKIDMASPNMHMRDPLLYRIMKVNHHRTGDKWCIYPIYDFAHGQGDYWEGITHSICTLEFEVHRPLYDWFIDHLKEGDYRPRQIEFSRLNLSYTIMSKRNLLSLVEEGHVTGWDDPRMPTISGLRRRGYTPASIRNFCEKIGVTKTNGVTDVALLEHAVREDLNKTAQRVMGVVNPLKVVITNYPEGQVEELDAVNNPEDESMGKRKVPFTREIYIEKEDFMENAPRKFFRLSVGKEVRLRYAYFITCNEVIKDENGEIVELHCTYDPASKGGTSPDGRKVKGTLHWVSTTENVEAEVRDYDRLFNDPAPSNHKDKNYLEFLNPDSLKVIPKCYIEPFVKDAKVEEHFQFERLGYFNVDKDSTSEKMVFNKTVGLRDSWGKK; encoded by the coding sequence ATGACAGACACGAAGAAAACGAACGGAACGGAGGAGTCCAAAGTTCCTACAAACTTCATCCATCAAATCATAGAGGGGGAGATTTCAACATCAAAAGGTGGAGAAAATATCCACACTCGTTTCCCTCCAGAGCCTAATGGATACTTGCACATTGGGCATGCGAAGTCTATATGTCTAAATTTCGGTACTGCCCAGAAATACGGTGGCTTAACGAATCTAAGATTCGATGATACCAACCCATCGAAAGAGAGTACTGAATACGTTAATTCGATCAAACAAGACATTAAATGGTTAGGATTTGATTGGGGAGACAGAGAGTACTACACATCAGACTATTTTGACAAACTATATGATTTTGCCGTAGCCCTAATACAAAAAGGGTTGGCATATGTTGATTTCCAAAATCAAGAGACGATCAGTGGACAAAGAGGTACACCGACTCGTCCTGGTGTGGAGAGCCCATATCGTAATGTAGCTCCTGAAAAGAACCTTGAGGAGTTCGAGAAGATGAAGAATGGAGATTACAACGAAGGAGACTGTGTTTTACGTGCAAAAATAGATATGGCTTCGCCAAATATGCACATGAGAGATCCTTTGCTGTATCGTATCATGAAGGTGAATCACCACAGAACAGGAGACAAATGGTGTATCTATCCAATATACGATTTTGCTCATGGTCAAGGGGATTATTGGGAGGGTATTACCCACTCTATTTGCACTTTGGAGTTCGAAGTGCATCGTCCACTCTATGACTGGTTTATTGACCACCTTAAAGAGGGTGATTATCGCCCAAGACAGATTGAATTCTCTCGTCTGAACTTGAGCTATACTATCATGAGTAAGCGTAATCTTTTGTCATTGGTAGAAGAGGGGCATGTTACAGGATGGGATGATCCACGTATGCCAACGATCTCTGGCCTACGTCGTCGAGGATACACACCTGCATCTATTCGTAATTTCTGTGAAAAGATCGGGGTGACTAAGACAAATGGAGTTACGGATGTTGCTCTTTTAGAACATGCTGTTCGTGAAGATCTTAATAAGACAGCACAACGTGTGATGGGAGTTGTTAACCCACTAAAAGTGGTGATTACAAACTACCCTGAAGGACAGGTAGAAGAGTTGGATGCTGTAAATAACCCTGAAGATGAATCGATGGGTAAACGTAAAGTTCCTTTCACTAGAGAGATCTATATTGAGAAAGAGGATTTTATGGAAAATGCACCTAGAAAGTTCTTCCGTCTTTCTGTAGGAAAAGAGGTACGCCTACGTTATGCCTATTTCATCACTTGTAATGAAGTTATCAAGGATGAAAATGGTGAGATTGTGGAGCTACACTGTACTTATGATCCAGCTTCTAAAGGAGGTACTTCACCAGATGGAAGAAAAGTTAAAGGAACATTACATTGGGTTTCAACAACAGAGAATGTAGAAGCAGAGGTACGCGACTATGATCGATTGTTTAACGATCCAGCTCCTTCAAACCATAAGGACAAGAACTATCTAGAGTTCTTAAACCCAGATTCACTTAAGGTTATTCCAAAGTGCTATATTGAGCCTTTTGTTAAAGATGCTAAAGTGGAAGAGCATTTCCAATTTGAGCGTTTAGGATACTTTAACGTGGATAAAGATTCTACTTCAGAGAAGATGGTTTTCAACAAGACCGTTGGTCTGAGAGACTCATGGGGTAAGAAGTAA
- the pulA gene encoding type I pullulanase yields MTTLETTNHNANRSLSFLNKKLGISYREKVTTISIWAPSAENVIWRIYDKGTAGRLVIETKLNRDNDGFWEASIQKDLHGFYYTIQVKNHGKWLDEIPDIYAYSTGVNGHRGVIFDPLKTNPPEWEKDTFISLESYTDAVIYEMNIRDFTKHPDSGVEHQGLFLGLTEEATHNSYGESTALSHLEDLGISHAHLLPVSDYCKLDERTPNEGYNWGYDPLNFNTLEGSYATTPYDGLKRVTEFKQLVSTLHKKDIGVVLDVVYNHTGLIEGNYFDQTEPGYFFRHKEDGSLSNASGCGNEFASEKHMARKYLIDSLKYWCEEYHIDGFRFDLMGIYDLETMNIIATTLREINPSILLYGEGWTADTSVLEESKRAVKKNTTLLNQIACFSDDFRDTVKGSQFSDTSIGFISGMRGQEEDLKKAIVGGLSHPQIDPEYLKDKGYLWANNPTQVVNYFSCHDDYTIYDKLKITLPLEEDNMIINRIKLAMAINMLSQGIPFFHSGVELLRTKKGVRNSYNSPDFINQIVWSRKKGHVASLSKYVEHLIQLRKEVNSFRLQREDEIIQRLHFVEDYKQGVVSFILNHKELIPGFGNKILVAFNNNNEIIEQEVPHASWARFDLLKYEVAPHVIPSNKISLSPVSANIFILL; encoded by the coding sequence ATGACTACACTCGAAACAACCAATCATAATGCCAACAGAAGCCTCTCATTCTTGAATAAGAAACTTGGGATATCCTATAGAGAGAAAGTCACCACCATCTCGATATGGGCACCTTCAGCCGAAAATGTTATATGGCGTATCTATGATAAAGGGACCGCTGGTCGTTTGGTCATAGAGACCAAGTTAAATAGAGATAATGATGGTTTTTGGGAAGCATCCATTCAAAAAGATCTACATGGATTCTACTATACGATACAGGTAAAGAATCACGGTAAATGGCTTGATGAGATCCCAGACATTTATGCTTACTCTACGGGAGTGAATGGACACAGAGGAGTGATCTTTGACCCTCTAAAAACCAATCCACCTGAATGGGAAAAGGATACTTTCATCTCTCTTGAGAGCTATACTGATGCTGTAATATACGAGATGAATATTCGTGATTTTACCAAACATCCAGACTCTGGAGTTGAGCATCAAGGACTCTTCCTAGGGTTGACAGAAGAGGCAACGCACAATTCATATGGAGAATCTACAGCACTTAGCCATTTAGAAGATTTAGGAATATCACATGCTCATCTGCTCCCCGTTTCGGATTATTGCAAGTTAGATGAACGTACTCCGAACGAAGGATACAATTGGGGATATGACCCATTAAATTTCAACACCCTTGAGGGTTCCTATGCGACAACTCCTTATGACGGATTAAAAAGAGTCACGGAGTTTAAGCAACTTGTTTCGACGCTACATAAGAAAGACATTGGAGTCGTTTTAGATGTGGTTTATAACCATACAGGACTAATCGAAGGGAACTATTTTGATCAAACAGAGCCAGGCTACTTCTTTAGGCACAAAGAAGATGGTTCTCTTTCGAATGCTAGTGGTTGTGGAAATGAATTTGCCTCAGAGAAGCACATGGCAAGAAAATATCTGATTGACTCTTTAAAGTATTGGTGCGAAGAGTATCATATTGATGGTTTTCGGTTTGACTTAATGGGCATTTACGACCTAGAGACCATGAATATCATTGCAACTACATTAAGAGAGATCAATCCTTCTATTTTATTGTATGGCGAAGGGTGGACAGCAGATACCTCTGTTCTTGAGGAGTCGAAGAGGGCGGTTAAGAAAAACACGACACTGTTAAATCAAATTGCTTGTTTCTCAGATGACTTTAGGGATACTGTAAAAGGGTCGCAGTTTTCAGATACTTCTATTGGATTTATCTCTGGTATGAGAGGACAAGAAGAGGATCTGAAGAAAGCAATTGTTGGAGGTTTATCTCACCCTCAGATAGATCCTGAGTATTTAAAAGATAAAGGGTATTTGTGGGCGAACAACCCAACGCAGGTAGTTAATTACTTTTCGTGTCATGATGACTATACAATATACGATAAGTTGAAGATCACTCTGCCTTTAGAAGAGGATAATATGATCATCAATAGGATCAAGCTTGCGATGGCTATTAATATGCTTTCCCAAGGAATTCCATTTTTCCATAGCGGAGTAGAGCTCTTACGAACAAAGAAGGGAGTACGTAATAGTTATAATTCACCAGACTTTATTAATCAAATTGTTTGGAGTCGTAAGAAAGGTCATGTTGCATCTCTTTCAAAATATGTGGAACATCTCATACAACTAAGAAAAGAGGTGAACTCCTTTAGGCTGCAAAGAGAGGATGAAATTATTCAGAGGTTACATTTTGTCGAAGACTACAAGCAGGGAGTGGTTAGCTTTATTTTGAATCATAAAGAGCTGATCCCTGGTTTCGGGAATAAAATATTGGTAGCCTTTAACAATAATAATGAAATCATCGAGCAAGAGGTACCACATGCCAGCTGGGCACGATTCGACCTACTTAAGTACGAAGTAGCACCGCATGTTATACCATCGAATAAGATCTCTCTATCTCCAGTCTCTGCCAATATATTTATCTTGTTATAG
- a CDS encoding alanine dehydrogenase: MNDRDLLKLESLTQQKLLPQEELKRHFSRKQQLTIGVLGTDQRVENRIPLTPQGCELLIKNGNVIRMFSQAGKGASFNDVDYSEYGVEICHSIEEVYQSKIIVKMTPLDRHDLKYLKKGHVILSPLHLYLQNKEHIQALLRKRVTCVAFEYLQNDYNAYPITQILSEISGMLSIQVASNYLSNDNNGRGVFLGGITGISPSEVVILGSSTAAEYAARTALGMGATVKIFDDCVNRLRDLNEKLGGRISTSIFYPQALSKAFKSADVVIGALSQNSPLELFIPEDMMDILKKGSVVVDLNMMQGGCFETSELRGVKEPYFTKNGIVHYCVRDITTRVSRTASIALSNVLTSVLLELSNCPSIEQHIRYHIGFAEGVYIYNGVLTNEDVGQRLGLDYKNLNLLFPIL; encoded by the coding sequence ATGAATGATCGGGACTTATTAAAACTGGAATCATTAACACAGCAGAAGCTTCTTCCTCAGGAAGAACTTAAACGTCATTTTTCTAGAAAACAACAGTTGACTATTGGGGTATTGGGTACAGATCAGCGTGTAGAAAACCGTATTCCTCTAACTCCGCAAGGATGTGAACTGCTGATCAAAAATGGTAATGTGATACGAATGTTTTCTCAAGCAGGTAAAGGAGCCAGTTTTAATGATGTCGATTATTCAGAATATGGTGTGGAGATATGCCATAGTATTGAAGAGGTCTATCAGAGCAAAATCATAGTAAAAATGACTCCATTAGATCGACATGATCTTAAATATTTGAAAAAGGGGCATGTGATTTTGTCTCCACTACATCTGTATCTTCAAAACAAGGAGCATATTCAGGCTCTATTGCGTAAGAGAGTAACATGTGTTGCTTTTGAGTATCTACAGAACGACTATAATGCCTATCCCATAACACAGATTCTTTCTGAAATATCGGGAATGCTTTCTATTCAGGTGGCATCTAATTATCTCTCTAATGATAACAATGGTAGGGGAGTCTTTCTGGGTGGAATCACAGGGATCTCTCCCTCAGAAGTGGTTATTCTAGGATCAAGTACTGCTGCGGAGTATGCTGCACGGACGGCTCTTGGTATGGGGGCTACAGTGAAAATATTCGACGACTGTGTGAATCGTCTAAGAGATTTAAATGAGAAGCTCGGTGGGCGTATATCCACCTCTATATTTTATCCTCAGGCGCTCTCTAAAGCCTTTAAAAGTGCAGATGTTGTCATTGGTGCTTTGTCACAGAATAGTCCTTTAGAACTCTTTATTCCTGAAGATATGATGGATATTCTGAAGAAAGGTAGTGTCGTTGTCGATTTAAACATGATGCAAGGGGGATGCTTTGAGACTTCTGAGTTGAGAGGAGTAAAGGAGCCATACTTTACTAAGAATGGAATCGTACACTACTGCGTTCGAGATATCACAACACGAGTCTCTAGAACTGCTTCCATCGCACTAAGCAATGTGTTAACGTCAGTACTTTTAGAACTCTCTAATTGTCCGAGCATAGAACAACATATTCGATATCACATCGGATTTGCTGAAGGAGTCTATATCTACAATGGAGTGTTAACCAACGAAGATGTTGGTCAACGACTCGGATTAGATTATAAGAATTTGAATCTTCTGTTTCCAATACTATAA
- the tsaE gene encoding tRNA (adenosine(37)-N6)-threonylcarbamoyltransferase complex ATPase subunit type 1 TsaE — MFKEVIQSIGDIERVAQAFLEAHSEEKVFAFYGEMGVGKTTFIKALCDALEVEDYVTSPTFSLVNEYSSNKGNVYHFDFYRIKNIHEVYDFGYEEYFYSNNICLIEWPELIDPLLPSNTVVVKLEELENGQRQITTEKL; from the coding sequence ATGTTTAAAGAAGTAATTCAATCTATTGGAGATATAGAGAGAGTGGCTCAAGCATTTCTTGAGGCACATTCAGAGGAGAAGGTATTTGCTTTTTATGGCGAGATGGGGGTTGGTAAAACCACATTCATAAAAGCATTGTGTGATGCATTAGAGGTAGAGGATTATGTAACTAGTCCTACATTCTCATTGGTAAATGAGTATAGTAGTAACAAAGGAAACGTGTATCATTTCGATTTCTACCGGATAAAAAATATTCATGAAGTCTATGACTTCGGTTATGAGGAGTACTTCTATTCAAACAATATCTGTTTGATAGAGTGGCCTGAATTAATAGATCCTCTATTGCCATCAAATACAGTCGTGGTAAAGCTTGAGGAGCTAGAGAATGGACAGAGACAGATTACGACAGAAAAATTATAG
- the gcvH gene encoding glycine cleavage system protein GcvH produces the protein MNIPENLKYTKDHEWIKVDGNIATVGITDFAQSELGEIVYVEIETEDEDLEKEEVFGTVEAVKTVSDLFMPLSGKVVEVNAGLEDAPELVNKDPFGDGWMIKIEIADTSELEALLEASAYTELVSE, from the coding sequence ATGAATATTCCAGAAAATCTAAAGTATACCAAAGATCACGAATGGATTAAAGTAGATGGTAACATTGCTACTGTAGGTATTACGGACTTTGCTCAGTCAGAGCTTGGTGAGATTGTTTATGTTGAAATTGAGACTGAAGACGAAGATCTAGAGAAGGAAGAAGTTTTCGGTACAGTGGAAGCTGTAAAAACAGTATCTGATCTATTTATGCCTCTATCAGGTAAGGTAGTAGAAGTAAATGCTGGTCTTGAGGATGCTCCTGAATTGGTAAATAAAGATCCTTTTGGAGATGGTTGGATGATCAAAATTGAGATCGCAGACACTTCGGAGCTTGAAGCACTTCTTGAAGCTAGTGCTTACACTGAATTGGTTAGCGAATAG
- the infB gene encoding translation initiation factor IF-2 — protein sequence MVSEGKRLSKVAKELNVGISTITDFLQKKGFDVKLNPNTKIEPSMVKELESEFRNDHDLKKASEKVHLRPNSRKSKESTTSDNGDDVGETPKNESAPVPEAPPAQVEKVSGSVKKEETVEESVEKPKLKVLGKIELPSTKKPKKEKKSPEQKKAIEPTKTLPKESPVAKTTSETIQHKAKKEVSSKKELKEKSPEVRKKKAVDEQRVIETAVKEKPQVELSTLQEASSSDITNKTDKGLDKPKEESNERMTKENGKTDQANKPATTTKDDVFHTERQKLSGPKVVGKIELPVEKKTDKSSKSDKNKKKRKRLPKEKVDINAKGGEGANKGPGNRGKGGPRGGQGQNGPRNGQGQNGNNNNKDANGNNTNNRNRPGQAGAQNRNNSQRPNNRKNIKGGRKPIVKKEVTEEDVQKQIKDTLARLTSKGKSKGSKHRRDKRQAASEKVAKEEAVLQQDKKVLKVTEFVSVSELATMMDVTATQVIATCMNLGTMVSINQRLDAETLNIVAEEFGYKVDFISVEVQEAIAEEVDKDEDMDVRPPIITVMGHVDHGKTSLLDYVRKANVIAGEAGGITQHIGAYNVTLEDGRKITFLDTPGHEAFTAMRARGAQVTDVAIIIVAADDNVMPQTIEAINHASAAGVPIVFAINKVDRDAADPERIKSELANLNYMVEDWGGKYQSQEISAKTGMGVSELLDKVLLESEMLDLKANPNKRAIGSVIESSLDRGRGYTSTILVESGSLRVGDVILAGPYHGHVKAMFNERNQQVKVVGPSEPVLILGLNGAPQAGDKFNCMESEREARQIANKREQLQREQGLRTQKHITLDEIGRRIAIGNFQELNVIVKGDVDGSIEALSDSLIKLSTEEIQVNIIHKAVGQISESDVMLATASNAIVVGFQVRPSMGARKLAEKEEIDIRLYSIIYDAIEEVKSAMEGMLSPEIKEEIIATVEIRETFKISKVGTIAGCFVREGKISRNSKIRLIRDGIVVYTGELAALKRFKDDVKEVTHGYECGISIEKYNDLRVDDIIEAYELVEIAKKL from the coding sequence ATGGTTTCAGAAGGAAAAAGATTAAGTAAGGTGGCTAAAGAACTCAATGTGGGGATTTCTACTATTACTGACTTCTTACAAAAGAAGGGCTTCGACGTGAAGTTGAATCCTAACACAAAGATAGAACCTTCTATGGTTAAAGAGTTAGAGAGTGAATTTCGTAATGATCACGATCTAAAAAAAGCAAGCGAGAAGGTGCATTTACGTCCAAATAGTCGTAAATCTAAAGAGTCTACTACATCCGATAATGGTGACGATGTTGGCGAAACTCCTAAGAATGAAAGTGCTCCAGTTCCTGAAGCTCCTCCTGCTCAGGTTGAGAAAGTGTCTGGTAGTGTGAAGAAAGAGGAGACGGTTGAAGAGAGTGTCGAAAAACCAAAGCTTAAAGTTTTGGGTAAGATAGAACTGCCTTCTACAAAAAAGCCGAAGAAAGAAAAGAAATCACCAGAACAAAAGAAGGCTATTGAGCCTACGAAAACTCTTCCAAAAGAATCACCAGTTGCTAAAACAACTTCTGAAACAATCCAACATAAAGCAAAGAAAGAAGTTTCTTCTAAGAAGGAATTGAAAGAAAAATCTCCTGAGGTCCGAAAGAAAAAGGCTGTTGATGAGCAACGTGTCATCGAAACTGCAGTTAAAGAAAAGCCGCAAGTCGAACTATCGACACTTCAGGAAGCTTCATCATCAGATATTACAAATAAGACGGACAAAGGTTTAGACAAGCCTAAAGAGGAAAGTAACGAAAGAATGACTAAAGAAAACGGAAAAACGGATCAAGCTAACAAACCTGCGACGACCACTAAAGACGATGTGTTTCACACAGAAAGACAGAAACTGTCAGGTCCTAAGGTTGTTGGGAAAATTGAGCTTCCAGTAGAAAAGAAAACAGACAAATCTTCTAAGTCTGATAAGAACAAAAAGAAGAGAAAGCGTCTTCCTAAAGAGAAGGTTGACATCAATGCTAAAGGAGGTGAAGGAGCAAATAAAGGTCCTGGAAACCGTGGCAAAGGTGGACCTCGTGGTGGACAAGGTCAGAATGGCCCTCGTAATGGACAAGGTCAAAATGGCAATAATAACAATAAAGACGCCAACGGAAATAATACGAACAATCGTAACCGTCCTGGACAAGCTGGTGCACAGAACCGAAATAATAGTCAACGTCCGAATAACCGTAAGAACATTAAAGGTGGTCGTAAGCCAATAGTGAAGAAAGAGGTTACGGAAGAAGACGTACAAAAACAAATTAAGGACACTTTAGCACGTTTGACTTCTAAAGGTAAGTCAAAAGGATCTAAGCACCGTCGTGATAAGAGACAGGCAGCTAGTGAAAAAGTAGCTAAAGAAGAAGCTGTTCTTCAACAAGATAAGAAAGTACTAAAGGTTACAGAGTTCGTATCTGTTAGTGAATTGGCAACCATGATGGATGTTACCGCTACTCAGGTTATTGCGACATGTATGAACCTTGGAACTATGGTATCTATTAACCAACGTTTGGATGCAGAGACTTTAAATATCGTTGCTGAAGAGTTTGGTTATAAAGTAGACTTCATCTCTGTTGAGGTGCAGGAAGCTATTGCTGAGGAAGTAGATAAAGATGAAGACATGGACGTACGTCCTCCGATCATTACTGTGATGGGACACGTTGACCATGGTAAGACATCTCTTCTTGATTATGTTCGTAAAGCGAATGTAATTGCTGGTGAGGCTGGTGGTATCACACAGCACATCGGTGCATATAATGTAACTTTGGAAGATGGTCGTAAGATTACTTTCTTAGATACACCAGGTCACGAGGCCTTTACAGCCATGCGTGCTCGTGGTGCTCAGGTTACCGATGTTGCAATTATTATTGTAGCAGCTGATGATAACGTGATGCCACAGACTATTGAAGCTATTAATCACGCCTCTGCAGCAGGTGTACCTATCGTGTTTGCTATAAACAAAGTGGATAGAGATGCTGCAGATCCAGAGCGTATCAAGAGCGAACTTGCGAACCTTAACTACATGGTAGAAGATTGGGGTGGTAAGTATCAATCTCAAGAGATCTCAGCAAAAACAGGTATGGGAGTATCTGAACTGTTGGATAAAGTTCTTCTTGAGTCTGAAATGCTAGACCTTAAGGCAAATCCAAACAAGAGAGCTATTGGTTCTGTTATTGAATCATCTCTTGACCGTGGTAGAGGTTATACATCTACTATCTTAGTCGAGTCAGGTTCACTTCGTGTTGGTGATGTAATTCTTGCTGGTCCTTATCATGGACACGTAAAGGCAATGTTTAACGAGCGTAACCAACAAGTAAAAGTAGTTGGACCATCTGAGCCAGTTTTGATCCTTGGATTGAATGGTGCTCCTCAGGCAGGTGATAAATTCAACTGTATGGAGAGTGAGCGTGAAGCACGTCAGATTGCAAACAAACGTGAGCAACTTCAACGTGAGCAAGGTTTGAGGACTCAGAAGCATATTACTCTTGATGAAATTGGACGTCGTATTGCAATTGGTAACTTCCAAGAGCTAAATGTGATTGTTAAAGGTGATGTGGATGGTTCTATTGAAGCACTATCTGACTCATTGATTAAACTTTCAACAGAAGAGATTCAGGTTAATATCATTCACAAGGCAGTTGGTCAGATCTCTGAATCTGATGTGATGTTAGCAACTGCATCTAATGCGATCGTTGTTGGTTTCCAAGTACGTCCTTCTATGGGTGCTCGTAAGTTAGCAGAGAAAGAAGAGATTGATATCCGTCTTTACTCGATTATCTACGATGCAATCGAAGAAGTGAAGTCTGCAATGGAAGGTATGTTATCACCAGAAATCAAGGAAGAGATTATTGCTACCGTGGAGATACGTGAGACATTCAAAATCTCTAAAGTGGGTACAATTGCTGGATGTTTCGTTAGAGAAGGTAAAATCTCTCGTAACTCTAAGATCCGCCTAATCCGTGATGGTATTGTTGTATATACTGGAGAGTTGGCTGCATTGAAACGTTTCAAAGATGATGTGAAAGAGGTAACTCATGGATACGAGTGTGGTATCAGTATTGAGAAATACAATGACCTACGTGTTGATGATATTATCGAAGCATATGAACTAGTTGAGATTGCGAAGAAGCTTTAA
- the nusA gene encoding transcription termination factor NusA, protein MDNLNLIDTFSEFKELKNIDRATMMSVLEDVFRSVLQKQFGTDENFDVIINPDKGDLEIFRNREVVKDEDLEDPNLQISLSEAKKIDSDYELGEDVTDEVSFKDFGRRAILNLRQNLAARILELEKDNIYNEYKSKIGQIVTGEVYQIWKREILILDDEENELLLPKTEQIPSDFFRKGDSVRAIVTNVEMRNSNPMIMLSRTSPDFLARLFELEVPEIYDGLITIKKIERVPGERAKVAVESYDERIDPVGACVGMKGSRIHGIVRELKNENIDVVNYTNNVQLYIQRALNPAQVTSTRINEEARKADVFLRPDQVSLAIGKGGLNIRLASRLTGYEIDVYREAEEDDEDVSIDEFSDEIDEWIIRSLKSIGCDTARSVLHLSREELIKRTDLEEETVDEIIEIFQSEFE, encoded by the coding sequence ATGGATAACCTTAATTTGATTGATACTTTCTCGGAGTTTAAGGAGTTGAAAAATATTGATCGTGCTACCATGATGAGTGTTTTGGAAGACGTTTTTAGAAGCGTACTACAAAAGCAATTTGGTACCGATGAGAATTTTGATGTGATCATAAACCCTGATAAAGGAGATCTAGAGATATTTAGGAATCGTGAAGTCGTAAAAGATGAAGATTTAGAAGATCCTAATCTTCAAATTTCTCTATCAGAAGCAAAAAAGATTGATTCTGATTATGAGTTGGGAGAAGATGTTACTGACGAAGTTAGTTTCAAAGACTTTGGACGTCGTGCAATCCTTAATCTACGACAAAATCTAGCAGCTCGTATTTTAGAGCTAGAGAAAGATAATATCTACAACGAGTACAAATCTAAGATTGGACAGATTGTAACAGGGGAAGTCTATCAAATTTGGAAGCGTGAGATTTTGATCCTTGATGATGAGGAGAATGAACTTTTGCTACCTAAAACGGAACAAATCCCTTCTGACTTTTTCCGTAAAGGAGATTCTGTTAGAGCGATTGTTACCAATGTAGAGATGCGTAATAGCAATCCAATGATTATGCTATCTCGTACGTCGCCTGATTTCCTTGCACGTTTGTTCGAATTGGAAGTGCCAGAGATCTATGATGGCTTAATAACCATCAAAAAGATTGAACGTGTTCCTGGTGAAAGAGCAAAAGTTGCTGTCGAATCATATGATGAACGTATTGACCCTGTTGGTGCGTGTGTCGGAATGAAAGGATCACGTATTCATGGGATTGTTCGTGAGTTAAAGAATGAGAATATTGATGTGGTAAACTATACCAACAATGTTCAACTATATATTCAAAGAGCGCTTAACCCTGCACAAGTAACTTCGACTCGTATTAACGAGGAAGCAAGAAAAGCAGATGTGTTTTTGCGTCCTGATCAAGTTTCCCTAGCTATTGGTAAGGGAGGTTTAAATATTCGTCTTGCAAGTCGACTTACTGGTTACGAGATCGATGTATATCGTGAAGCAGAAGAAGATGATGAAGATGTAAGTATTGATGAATTCTCTGATGAAATCGATGAATGGATTATTCGTTCATTAAAATCTATTGGATGTGATACTGCAAGAAGTGTATTGCATTTGAGTCGAGAAGAATTAATAAAACGTACAGACCTTGAAGAAGAGACCGTAGATGAAATAATTGAGATTTTCCAATCGGAATTTGAGTAG